The Pseudodesulfovibrio sp. zrk46 genome contains a region encoding:
- a CDS encoding HD domain-containing phosphohydrolase encodes MLTMVIVDESRKAFKTLETLFHDEFLVSSITPDEFPVKVEGRTCGPHLVLFVSKDGGQATASKVEEIRSKWPKSAVLLLLPTLHSEEQLGCSTIRAHKILFNPCTKKRVIDAVDNYLTLLNDDVGPTEDNVLLSTLVEFAGENQPELYIAYNRIMPMITTMCGKISCDWRHIQKIFTIYVLLLSNIDQKLVEAIMHGEGRNAKNINAMYVHIQKMVDLLQLNPVTQPLAPDLMYVLKRYDGDGVPKDDVKEQEIPVASRIIRILLDYHYLLQAGKSTGQALFILNQRKGWYDYTLLQAFIDTLGDAGKQCVREVYPLGLIPGMEVAEDVYGFIDGKRHKILARNEILTDNAVDYIQRHAEDILDITEPVKIIEELFCREGGAHV; translated from the coding sequence ATGTTAACGATGGTTATTGTGGACGAAAGCCGTAAGGCTTTCAAAACACTGGAGACGCTCTTCCACGACGAATTCCTTGTCTCCTCCATCACGCCAGATGAATTTCCGGTAAAGGTCGAGGGACGAACATGCGGACCGCATCTGGTCCTGTTCGTGAGCAAGGATGGAGGCCAGGCCACGGCCAGCAAGGTGGAGGAAATCCGCTCGAAGTGGCCCAAATCTGCAGTCCTTCTTCTGTTGCCAACGTTGCACAGCGAGGAACAATTGGGTTGCTCTACCATTCGTGCACACAAGATTCTTTTCAATCCGTGCACCAAGAAGCGGGTCATCGACGCCGTAGACAATTACCTCACCCTGTTGAACGACGATGTCGGCCCCACAGAAGACAATGTCCTGCTCTCCACGCTGGTCGAATTTGCAGGAGAAAACCAGCCGGAGCTCTATATCGCCTACAATAGAATCATGCCCATGATCACCACCATGTGCGGCAAGATTTCCTGCGACTGGCGGCATATACAGAAGATCTTCACCATCTACGTCCTGCTCCTTTCCAATATCGACCAGAAGCTGGTGGAAGCGATCATGCACGGAGAAGGTAGAAACGCCAAGAACATCAACGCCATGTATGTTCATATCCAAAAGATGGTGGACCTCCTGCAACTGAATCCGGTCACTCAACCCCTGGCTCCCGACCTCATGTACGTGCTCAAGCGCTATGACGGGGACGGCGTTCCCAAGGACGACGTCAAGGAACAGGAGATCCCTGTTGCGTCCAGAATTATCCGCATCCTGCTGGATTATCATTACCTCCTTCAGGCAGGAAAGAGCACTGGACAAGCCCTCTTCATCCTGAACCAGCGCAAGGGGTGGTATGACTACACCCTGCTGCAGGCGTTCATCGACACCCTCGGCGATGCCGGGAAGCAGTGTGTCAGAGAGGTCTACCCGCTGGGCCTGATTCCGGGCATGGAAGTGGCCGAAGACGTGTACGGATTCATTGACGGTAAGCGACACAAGATACTCGCCCGCAATGAAATCCTGACAGACAATGCCGTGGACTATATCCAACGGCACGCCGAGGACATTCTGGACATCACGGAACCCGTCAAGATCATCGAAGAGCTCTTCTGCCGCGAAGGAGGTGCCCATGTATAA
- a CDS encoding diguanylate cyclase, whose translation MKHPTTTPKLFSLKSVAFFMAWLMAFTALGIMWGIYFHFKAMDQRAGEEMARRVSVALKVELQRQEDIIEEYAYWDTAHEKTIATYDELWVEENMGQYLLNRYEYGFTMVIRPDRTPVFMAKPAGGTVVFKYLLEHGLETMLLKSRAMATDVPVVSGYIQLLDGIYRVSTCPFVDEITNRPRKDYAYVVFGYKMDPNHVEALAQTYELPGVHLLSKPDDDKPLHPLINAKGEAIAYLTWDTPHSLQGMLPKLFLTVVGFFLFMGSIALFILKRDHANRDQYEEQLYLQATKDGLTGANNRRHFMELARQEFAIHKRNERLLSVMMMDLDHFKAINDTHGHAMGDKALVHFSSLCRGSLREADIFGRIGGEEFAIILPDTGLPGAELVAIRMRRLLEETSRNPELGLPPMTVSIGIAPMDENELFSTMLAHADTALYKAKNTGRNKVVTHNKEDES comes from the coding sequence ATGAAACACCCCACCACGACCCCAAAACTCTTTTCGCTCAAGTCCGTCGCCTTCTTTATGGCGTGGCTGATGGCGTTCACGGCCCTGGGTATCATGTGGGGTATATACTTCCACTTCAAAGCCATGGACCAACGGGCCGGGGAAGAAATGGCCCGACGGGTCTCCGTGGCCCTGAAGGTGGAACTCCAGCGGCAGGAAGACATCATTGAAGAATACGCCTATTGGGACACCGCCCACGAAAAGACCATCGCCACGTACGATGAATTATGGGTGGAAGAGAATATGGGCCAGTATCTGCTGAACAGGTATGAGTACGGCTTCACCATGGTAATCCGCCCGGACAGAACGCCCGTGTTTATGGCAAAACCGGCTGGGGGAACCGTTGTCTTCAAATACCTTTTGGAACACGGTCTCGAAACCATGCTGCTGAAAAGCCGCGCCATGGCGACCGACGTCCCTGTTGTCAGCGGCTACATCCAGTTGCTGGACGGCATCTACCGCGTTTCGACATGCCCGTTCGTGGACGAGATTACCAATCGCCCCCGCAAAGACTACGCCTATGTCGTCTTCGGCTACAAGATGGACCCGAATCACGTGGAGGCCCTTGCCCAGACATATGAACTGCCCGGGGTGCACCTGCTATCCAAACCGGACGACGACAAACCGTTGCACCCGCTCATTAATGCCAAGGGAGAGGCTATTGCCTACCTCACATGGGATACGCCTCATTCGCTGCAAGGGATGCTGCCCAAACTCTTCCTCACGGTGGTCGGGTTCTTCCTGTTCATGGGGAGCATCGCCCTATTCATCCTCAAGCGGGACCACGCCAACCGGGATCAATACGAAGAACAGCTCTATCTGCAGGCGACCAAAGACGGCCTGACCGGGGCCAACAACCGCCGTCACTTCATGGAGCTGGCCCGTCAGGAGTTCGCCATCCACAAGCGCAACGAGCGCCTCCTCTCTGTCATGATGATGGACCTCGACCATTTCAAGGCTATCAACGACACCCACGGGCACGCCATGGGCGACAAGGCGCTGGTCCACTTCTCCTCCCTGTGCCGGGGCAGCCTTCGCGAGGCAGACATCTTCGGCCGCATCGGCGGCGAGGAGTTCGCCATCATCCTGCCGGACACAGGCCTGCCCGGAGCAGAACTGGTGGCCATACGAATGCGCCGCCTGCTGGAAGAGACCTCCCGCAATCCGGAACTCGGCCTGCCGCCCATGACCGTCAGTATTGGCATCGCACCTATGGATGAAAATGAACTCTTTTCCACCATGCTCGCCCATGCAGACACCGCCCTCTACAAGGCCAAGAACACCGGAAGGAACAAGGTTGTAACGCACAACAAAGAAGACGAGTCGTAA
- a CDS encoding response regulator translates to MSVITVFNGLFSEAGVVVKRVLDSAGYRLVTDQEIVADAAVLSGMNEAKIARAFQAKASVFNAFSHEKERAIAWLRLAMAKKLMEEDKILFSGYASQLPAANIDHILKVCLISEMKERLAVAERAEGFAEKHALKLIHKDDEDRAAWVKALKDVTDPWAKELYDLIVPVASTGVDKAADLIIEQLSNPAVEVTDASKAKVADFMLAAKVGTVLAGEGHNVSVAAADGKVTLTINKHVLMLERLERELSEIVSAVDGVKSVEAGVGKGFHQTDIYRKADFDLPSKVLLVDDEREFAQTLSERLMMRDMGSAVVYDGEAALDLVSEDEPEVMVLDLKMPGIDGIEVLRRVKAEHPNVEVVILTGHGSEKDREICMELGAFAYLHKPVDIDVLSETLKAANEKIRAGK, encoded by the coding sequence ATGTCTGTAATTACCGTATTCAATGGCCTGTTCTCCGAAGCTGGTGTCGTCGTCAAACGCGTACTCGACTCCGCAGGCTACCGCCTTGTCACCGATCAGGAGATCGTGGCCGACGCAGCAGTCCTGTCCGGTATGAACGAAGCCAAGATCGCCCGCGCTTTCCAGGCAAAGGCCTCCGTGTTCAACGCATTCAGCCATGAAAAAGAGCGCGCCATCGCATGGCTGCGTCTTGCCATGGCCAAGAAGCTCATGGAAGAGGACAAGATCCTTTTCTCCGGCTATGCTTCCCAGCTGCCCGCAGCCAATATCGACCACATCCTCAAGGTCTGCCTCATCTCCGAGATGAAGGAACGCCTTGCCGTGGCCGAGCGCGCTGAAGGCTTTGCCGAGAAACACGCCCTCAAGCTCATCCACAAGGATGACGAAGACCGCGCAGCCTGGGTCAAGGCCCTCAAGGATGTCACCGACCCGTGGGCCAAAGAACTCTATGACCTGATCGTGCCTGTGGCTTCCACTGGTGTGGACAAGGCCGCCGACCTCATCATCGAGCAGCTGTCCAACCCGGCCGTGGAAGTGACCGACGCCTCCAAGGCCAAGGTTGCCGACTTCATGCTGGCCGCCAAGGTCGGCACCGTGCTGGCTGGTGAAGGCCACAACGTGAGCGTTGCCGCAGCCGATGGAAAGGTTACCCTGACCATCAACAAGCATGTGCTCATGCTGGAACGTCTCGAGCGCGAGCTGTCCGAGATCGTTTCTGCCGTGGACGGCGTCAAGTCCGTTGAAGCCGGCGTCGGCAAGGGCTTTCACCAGACCGACATCTACCGCAAGGCCGACTTTGATCTGCCTTCCAAGGTCCTGCTGGTTGACGACGAGCGCGAATTCGCCCAGACCCTGTCCGAGCGTCTGATGATGCGCGACATGGGTTCCGCAGTCGTGTACGATGGTGAGGCCGCTCTTGATCTGGTCAGCGAAGACGAGCCCGAAGTCATGGTGCTCGACCTCAAGATGCCCGGTATCGACGGCATCGAGGTGCTGCGCCGCGTCAAGGCCGAACACCCCAATGTAGAGGTGGTCATCCTGACCGGTCACGGCTCTGAAAAGGACCGCGAGATCTGCATGGAACTCGGCGCGTTCGCCTACCTGCACAAGCCGGTGGACATCGACGTGCTCAGCGAGACCCTCAAGGCCGCTAACGAGAAGATCCGCGCAGGCAAATAA
- a CDS encoding response regulator, translated as MAEKVLLIDDETEFLESLSERMRLRGMNVNTAETADRAVSAIDESDYDAIVLDLQMPDMNGIEMLKIIRKSRPDMQVILLTGQATLEAGIEAMKLGAMDFMEKPANIDTLTEKIKKAQAKKMVLVEQKTEKKVRSILSSKGW; from the coding sequence ATGGCAGAAAAAGTATTGCTCATCGACGACGAAACCGAATTCCTGGAATCCCTGTCTGAACGCATGCGTCTGCGTGGTATGAACGTCAATACCGCTGAAACCGCCGACCGCGCCGTGAGTGCCATCGACGAATCCGACTACGACGCCATCGTGCTCGACCTGCAGATGCCTGACATGAACGGCATTGAAATGCTCAAGATCATCCGTAAGTCCCGCCCGGACATGCAGGTTATCCTGCTCACCGGTCAGGCCACCCTGGAGGCTGGCATCGAGGCCATGAAGCTCGGCGCCATGGACTTCATGGAAAAACCCGCCAACATCGACACCCTCACCGAGAAGATCAAGAAGGCACAGGCCAAAAAGATGGTTCTCGTTGAGCAGAAGACCGAAAAGAAGGTCCGTTCCATTCTCAGCAGCAAGGGGTGGTAA
- a CDS encoding sensor histidine kinase: MDSTMDNHESLRFFGKVSASVSHEIKNVFAVINEAAGLLGDLTLMAERGMELDPERLKRVASSIQGQVQRGDTIVKNMNRLAHSTDEADLEVELPQMVELAVALCTRMADMRQMHLSIGECVPTRVVVSPFALIQLLHTATAQALDKMSPQATLVYSVTEDAIVLSVPGQGIELTADAAIDALAASMGVTVVPNTQDGTLELGFNRAA, from the coding sequence ATGGACAGCACCATGGACAATCACGAAAGCCTGCGTTTTTTCGGCAAGGTAAGCGCTTCGGTCTCTCACGAGATCAAGAACGTGTTCGCGGTCATCAACGAAGCCGCCGGTCTGTTGGGGGACTTGACTCTGATGGCTGAGCGAGGCATGGAGCTTGACCCCGAACGTCTCAAACGCGTGGCCTCCTCCATTCAGGGGCAGGTGCAGCGTGGCGATACCATCGTGAAGAACATGAACCGCCTGGCCCATTCCACGGATGAAGCCGACCTTGAGGTGGAATTGCCTCAGATGGTGGAGCTGGCCGTGGCCCTGTGCACCCGCATGGCTGACATGCGCCAGATGCACCTCTCCATTGGCGAGTGCGTTCCCACCAGAGTGGTGGTGAGCCCCTTCGCCCTGATCCAGCTGTTGCACACCGCCACTGCCCAGGCTCTGGACAAGATGAGCCCGCAGGCAACACTGGTCTATTCCGTGACTGAAGATGCAATCGTCCTGTCTGTACCGGGGCAGGGCATAGAACTAACCGCCGACGCCGCCATTGATGCGCTTGCCGCCAGCATGGGCGTGACGGTTGTTCCCAATACACAAGACGGCACCCTTGAGCTGGGGTTCAATCGAGCCGCCTAA
- a CDS encoding PAS domain-containing sensor histidine kinase yields the protein MSIIRKFKPQFWDTDSGVGPAKRLFNYRRIWRFAIGVLAVVALVPLLVMAFIDYNVTRHSLESENLLLTARTTSNTRRTVASFLEERSKALQFLAEHQGIASLRDCDNLAKVLESLKSSFGGFVDIGIINEAGRQIAYLGPYDLLGRDYSGQDGFEIAMSKGSYISDVFLGFRDEPHLVLARRVKDAKTGAAYILRATLDTEQFTTILTSLDLAGSGDAFIVNREGIIQTPSKKHGEMLTKVDIVIPGFSEKTNVQQISGKDGTNYTVGYAYVLDTPFIVLVAKETKELMLPLQTIRMELLWILCTSIFIILLVIVLVATYMVNKIYEADQTRARTLHQIEHTNRMASIGRLAAGVAHEINNPLAIINEKAGLVKDLFMFKQEYAADDRLMSNIDSIINSVTRCGKITKRLLSFARHIEVEVDDIRFQDLATEVVGFLQKEAEYRSISIQMDIPDSLPQFTSDRGKLQQIFLNLVNNAFQAMSDGGHLSISARESAGGKLMFAVGDDGCGIPEADIKRIFDPFFSTKKKKGGTGLGLSITYGLVQELGGTMAVESEIGVGTTFTIVMPLNITKKADNHENPAG from the coding sequence ATGTCGATAATCAGAAAGTTCAAGCCGCAGTTCTGGGACACGGATTCCGGGGTGGGACCGGCCAAGAGGCTGTTCAACTACCGCCGCATCTGGCGTTTCGCCATTGGCGTTCTCGCCGTGGTGGCGCTGGTCCCGCTGCTGGTCATGGCTTTCATCGATTATAACGTCACTCGGCATTCCCTTGAATCCGAGAACCTGCTCCTGACGGCTCGTACCACCTCCAACACCCGTCGCACCGTGGCCTCCTTCCTTGAGGAGCGGTCCAAGGCGTTGCAGTTCCTGGCAGAGCATCAGGGTATCGCAAGCCTTCGTGACTGTGACAATCTGGCCAAAGTGCTGGAGTCCCTCAAGTCCAGCTTCGGTGGCTTCGTAGACATCGGCATCATCAATGAGGCAGGGCGTCAGATCGCCTACCTCGGGCCCTATGACCTGTTGGGACGTGATTACTCCGGGCAGGATGGGTTCGAGATCGCCATGAGCAAGGGCTCCTATATCAGCGACGTTTTCCTCGGCTTCCGTGACGAACCGCACTTGGTGCTGGCCCGTCGAGTCAAGGACGCCAAGACCGGAGCCGCCTATATTTTACGCGCCACGCTGGATACGGAACAGTTCACCACCATCCTGACCTCCCTTGATCTGGCAGGGAGCGGGGACGCCTTCATCGTCAACCGCGAAGGCATCATCCAGACGCCTTCCAAGAAGCATGGCGAGATGCTGACCAAGGTGGACATCGTTATCCCGGGCTTCAGCGAGAAGACAAATGTGCAGCAGATTAGCGGCAAGGATGGCACCAACTACACTGTGGGGTATGCCTATGTGCTGGATACGCCCTTTATCGTGCTGGTGGCCAAGGAAACCAAGGAGCTGATGCTGCCGCTCCAGACCATCCGCATGGAACTACTCTGGATTCTCTGCACCTCTATCTTCATCATCCTGCTGGTCATCGTGCTGGTGGCCACCTACATGGTGAACAAGATTTACGAGGCGGACCAGACCCGCGCCCGGACCCTGCACCAGATCGAGCATACCAACAGAATGGCTTCCATCGGCCGCTTGGCTGCCGGTGTGGCCCACGAGATCAACAACCCGCTGGCCATCATCAACGAGAAGGCCGGGCTGGTGAAAGACCTCTTCATGTTCAAGCAGGAATACGCCGCTGATGATCGTCTGATGAGCAACATCGACTCTATCATCAACTCCGTGACCCGCTGCGGCAAGATCACCAAGCGCCTGCTCAGCTTCGCCCGTCATATCGAAGTGGAAGTGGATGATATTCGCTTCCAGGATCTGGCTACCGAGGTGGTGGGCTTCCTGCAGAAGGAGGCGGAGTACCGTTCCATCTCCATTCAAATGGACATTCCGGACAGCCTGCCCCAGTTCACTTCGGATCGTGGCAAGCTCCAACAAATTTTCCTCAACCTGGTCAACAATGCGTTCCAGGCCATGAGCGACGGCGGCCATCTCTCCATCTCTGCCCGCGAAAGCGCGGGAGGCAAGCTCATGTTTGCGGTGGGAGACGACGGCTGCGGCATCCCCGAGGCAGATATCAAGCGTATCTTCGACCCCTTCTTTTCCACCAAGAAGAAAAAGGGCGGAACCGGTCTCGGATTGTCAATCACCTACGGGCTCGTCCAGGAGCTGGGTGGCACCATGGCCGTGGAAAGCGAAATCGGTGTGGGTACGACGTTCACCATCGTCATGCCCCTGAACATCACAAAGAAGGCTGACAACCATGAAAATCCTGCTGGTTGA
- a CDS encoding TetR/AcrR family transcriptional regulator → MKKKDAILKVATVLFANKGFVDTSGQELSRLTGAAEGTIFYHFKNKEGLLLAILEKTREEIVEQFEQFFENRPFKSGMEMVEEVVSFHLYLAGLMEDKFLLLHRHFLYKFSESNPEFRENLEAIYNCLVDIFEEAIAAGQEDGSITKELHPRKTALILFTMVDGLIRFKNYNLYDAGALFNELMNTCRRMLQAN, encoded by the coding sequence ATGAAAAAAAAGGACGCCATACTCAAAGTTGCCACGGTGCTGTTCGCCAACAAAGGGTTTGTGGACACATCGGGACAGGAGCTGTCTCGCCTGACTGGCGCGGCAGAAGGTACCATTTTTTATCACTTCAAAAACAAGGAAGGACTGCTCCTCGCAATACTGGAAAAGACCAGGGAGGAGATCGTGGAGCAGTTTGAACAGTTCTTTGAGAACCGTCCCTTCAAGTCGGGCATGGAAATGGTGGAGGAGGTGGTATCCTTCCATCTCTACCTGGCCGGTTTGATGGAAGACAAATTTCTGCTGCTGCACAGGCACTTTCTCTACAAGTTTTCGGAGTCGAATCCGGAGTTCAGGGAGAACCTGGAGGCGATTTACAACTGTCTGGTCGACATTTTCGAGGAGGCAATTGCTGCAGGGCAGGAAGACGGATCGATTACCAAGGAACTCCATCCACGCAAGACCGCGCTCATTCTGTTTACAATGGTCGATGGTCTGATTCGTTTCAAAAACTACAATCTGTATGACGCTGGCGCTTTGTTCAATGAATTGATGAATACGTGCCGCCGAATGTTGCAGGCTAATTAG
- a CDS encoding SulP family inorganic anion transporter: MLTKIFPFIDWFKGYNMTALRADAISGLTVALVLIPQSMAYAQLAGMPAYYGLYASFLPPLVAALFGSSRQLATGPVAVVSLMTAASLEPLATAGSEGYIGYAILLALMVGLFQFLLGVLKLGLVVNFLSHPVVNGFTNAAAIIIASSQLSKMFGVYVDKAEHHYETIIRVVESAFHYTHLPTLGMGVLAFAIMIVLKRINPKIPNVLVAVVVTTALSWGLGFNHDTKAGLDAIQVPEVRESVSKFNATVAGIEALANKRTGLNGKMDEYKTAGDKVGILDMEHDLNVVNIQIARLKNEQHEIRDVLRNTLFDGVEEANGNMAFYVQGAVPSGMEADGRTWRMKVGNTKINTENIKMMGGGAVVGTVPSGIPAISAPTLDLKVMLHLLPFAAIISLLGFMEAISIAKAMAAKTGQRLDPNQELIGQGLANMLGACGKSYPASGSFSRSAVNLQAGALTGMSSVFTSLMVVIVLLFFTPLLYHLPQAVLAAVIMMAVIGLINASGFIHAWKAQWYDGAISILSFLCTLAFAPHLDKGIMVGVALSLVVFLYKSMRPRVANLSRKDDESLCDATAFGLKECQHISVVRFDGPLFFANASFLEDQITDRMMGNDKLKHIIIVANGINDMDASGEEALSLIVDKVRSRGLDISLCGVNEAVMAVLERTHLLEKIGKDHVYPTMETAICATHESAHKDGTEENCPLTTVCHLS, from the coding sequence GTGCTGACGAAAATTTTCCCCTTCATTGACTGGTTCAAGGGCTACAACATGACGGCCCTTAGAGCGGATGCCATATCGGGGCTCACCGTGGCCCTGGTGCTGATCCCGCAATCCATGGCGTACGCCCAGCTGGCAGGCATGCCTGCTTACTACGGCCTGTACGCCTCCTTCCTGCCCCCGCTGGTGGCCGCGCTGTTCGGCTCCAGCCGCCAGCTCGCTACCGGTCCGGTGGCCGTGGTCTCCCTGATGACCGCTGCTTCTCTGGAACCCCTGGCGACGGCAGGCAGCGAAGGCTACATCGGCTACGCCATCCTGCTCGCCCTGATGGTGGGTCTGTTCCAGTTCCTGCTCGGCGTGCTCAAGCTCGGCCTCGTGGTGAACTTCCTGTCCCACCCGGTGGTCAACGGCTTCACCAACGCAGCCGCCATCATCATCGCCTCGTCCCAGCTGTCCAAGATGTTCGGCGTCTACGTGGACAAGGCAGAGCATCACTATGAAACCATCATACGTGTCGTGGAGTCCGCGTTCCACTATACGCATCTACCGACACTGGGTATGGGTGTGCTGGCCTTTGCCATCATGATTGTTCTCAAACGGATCAATCCCAAAATCCCCAATGTACTCGTGGCGGTTGTCGTGACCACCGCACTGTCCTGGGGACTGGGCTTCAACCATGACACCAAGGCTGGCCTGGACGCCATTCAGGTGCCTGAGGTTCGTGAATCCGTTTCCAAGTTCAACGCCACCGTCGCCGGTATCGAGGCTCTGGCCAACAAACGCACCGGCCTGAACGGCAAGATGGATGAATACAAGACCGCAGGCGACAAGGTCGGCATCCTCGACATGGAGCACGACCTCAACGTGGTCAACATCCAGATCGCCCGTCTCAAGAACGAGCAGCATGAAATCCGCGACGTGCTTCGCAACACCCTCTTTGATGGTGTGGAAGAAGCCAATGGCAACATGGCTTTCTACGTACAGGGCGCTGTGCCTTCCGGTATGGAAGCTGACGGCCGTACCTGGCGCATGAAGGTGGGCAACACCAAAATCAATACTGAAAACATCAAGATGATGGGCGGCGGCGCCGTTGTCGGCACCGTGCCTTCCGGCATCCCGGCAATCTCCGCACCGACTCTGGACCTCAAGGTCATGCTGCACCTGCTCCCGTTCGCAGCCATCATCTCCCTGCTCGGCTTCATGGAGGCCATCTCCATCGCCAAGGCAATGGCCGCCAAGACCGGTCAGCGCCTCGACCCCAACCAGGAACTCATCGGTCAGGGTCTCGCCAACATGCTCGGCGCATGCGGCAAGTCCTACCCGGCATCCGGTTCCTTCTCCCGTTCGGCGGTCAACCTGCAGGCTGGCGCACTGACCGGCATGTCCAGCGTGTTCACCTCGCTGATGGTCGTCATCGTGCTTCTCTTCTTCACTCCGCTCCTGTACCATCTGCCTCAGGCAGTGCTGGCCGCCGTCATCATGATGGCAGTCATCGGCCTGATCAACGCTTCCGGTTTCATCCACGCATGGAAAGCCCAGTGGTATGACGGCGCCATCTCCATCCTTTCCTTCCTGTGCACGCTGGCATTCGCCCCGCATCTGGATAAGGGCATCATGGTCGGTGTGGCTCTGTCGCTGGTTGTCTTCCTGTACAAGTCCATGCGTCCCCGCGTCGCCAACCTCTCCCGCAAGGATGACGAGTCCCTGTGTGACGCCACCGCATTCGGCCTGAAAGAGTGCCAGCACATCTCTGTTGTCCGTTTCGACGGTCCGCTCTTCTTCGCCAATGCCAGCTTCCTGGAAGATCAGATCACCGATCGCATGATGGGCAACGACAAGCTCAAGCACATCATCATCGTGGCCAACGGCATCAACGATATGGATGCATCCGGCGAGGAAGCCCTGTCCCTCATCGTGGACAAGGTTCGCTCCCGCGGTCTGGATATCTCCCTGTGCGGCGTGAACGAGGCGGTCATGGCTGTCCTCGAGCGCACCCACCTGCTGGAGAAGATCGGCAAGGATCATGTATACCCGACTATGGAGACCGCCATCTGTGCCACTCACGAGAGCGCGCACAAGGACGGTACGGAAGAAAACTGCCCGCTTACCACGGTCTGTCACCTCTCCTAG
- a CDS encoding response regulator, whose translation MKILLVDDEVELVSAMAERLSLRGLDVDWTDSGVKALQMAQGCVYDVAVLDMKMPKLSGLELRRLISEKCPDMKFIFLSGHGSEADFKAGCKEAASYLIKPVSLEDLMAQIQECGCKG comes from the coding sequence ATGAAAATCCTGCTGGTTGACGACGAGGTGGAGCTGGTCTCCGCCATGGCAGAACGCCTCTCCCTGAGAGGGCTGGATGTGGACTGGACCGACAGTGGGGTCAAGGCCCTGCAAATGGCTCAGGGCTGTGTCTACGACGTGGCCGTGCTGGACATGAAAATGCCCAAGCTCAGCGGACTGGAGCTCAGACGGCTTATTTCCGAGAAGTGTCCGGACATGAAATTCATTTTCCTCTCCGGCCATGGGTCGGAAGCGGATTTCAAGGCGGGTTGCAAAGAAGCAGCCAGCTACCTGATCAAGCCCGTGAGTCTTGAAGATCTCATGGCCCAAATTCAGGAATGCGGTTGTAAAGGATAA